A single Kribbella aluminosa DNA region contains:
- a CDS encoding phytanoyl-CoA dioxygenase family protein has protein sequence MKELTDSYGDVQDAGVLRDRLAADGYLFFRGLLPTEVVGDVHDQLARILYDSDWLDPDADPRELMASGRAVEEGSAGFFGAYTAIQSTEAFHRLAVRPELLALAGRLLGEEAFAHPAHICRIAPPSPGASPTPIHQDYRFIQGSVDTLTTWLPLGEAPPEIGGLRVFAGSPRLGVLPVKASDGPGMMRAEADENHPEWRTTSYRPGDVLLFGSLTVHGAMPNRTNRLRLSADFRYQARSAPMARDLLGTGKPHYHPDVPDFPTLTRGWTSTDCIEVPTGVRFVDRWDPRVDDVPTPSSRFAYV, from the coding sequence ATGAAGGAACTGACCGATTCGTACGGCGACGTGCAGGACGCCGGCGTACTGCGGGATCGGCTGGCGGCGGACGGATACCTGTTCTTCCGTGGGCTGCTGCCGACGGAGGTGGTCGGGGATGTACACGATCAGCTGGCGCGGATCCTCTACGACAGTGACTGGTTGGATCCGGATGCTGATCCGCGGGAGTTGATGGCGTCGGGGCGGGCCGTGGAAGAAGGGTCTGCCGGGTTCTTCGGGGCCTATACGGCGATCCAGAGCACCGAGGCGTTTCATCGGCTCGCCGTACGGCCGGAGCTGCTGGCGTTGGCAGGGCGGTTGCTCGGGGAGGAGGCGTTCGCGCATCCGGCGCACATCTGCCGGATCGCGCCGCCGTCGCCGGGGGCGAGTCCGACGCCGATCCACCAGGACTACCGGTTCATCCAGGGGTCCGTGGACACGCTGACGACCTGGCTGCCGCTGGGCGAGGCGCCGCCGGAGATCGGCGGGCTGCGGGTGTTCGCCGGGTCGCCGCGGCTCGGCGTACTGCCGGTGAAGGCGTCCGACGGGCCGGGGATGATGCGCGCCGAGGCGGACGAGAACCATCCGGAGTGGCGGACCACGTCGTACCGGCCCGGCGACGTGCTGCTGTTCGGGAGCCTCACCGTGCACGGCGCCATGCCGAACCGGACGAACCGGCTGCGGTTGTCGGCCGACTTCCGCTACCAGGCGCGGAGCGCCCCGATGGCCCGCGACCTGCTCGGCACCGGCAAACCGCACTACCACCCGGACGTCCCCGACTTCCCCACCCTCACCCGCGGCTGGACCTCGACCGACTGCATCGAGGTCCCCACCGGGGTTCGGTTCGTGGACCGCTGGGATCCGCGGGTGGACGACGTACCGACGCCGTCGTCACGGTTCGCCTACGTCTGA
- a CDS encoding ABC transporter substrate-binding protein → MSLSRRTFLIGAGSVLALAGCGSSQDKAGSGGKVELVYRLWDEQQEVGYKAVFAEFTKENPNITVRMEVLPWDQYWTKLTTELASGKAPDVFWLTVDYFPDFAGKGVLAPLDDLISKAGLKLDAYHPNVVQSYKFEGKQLGMPKDMGIVGLLYNKTLVEKAGITMPSELTWAPDGSGSFLEVARKLTVGDKQWGFCSWNHSQTQWLNWIASNGGHAMDKPYGTFDFAGDKSVEALQFARDLVFKWKVSPDGTRTNPPTGQATEMFYRGEVAMFPANNALLPFALPEVKFPIGVTAMPAGPAGRTVVINGLAETMFAKTKHPDEAGKLVTFLGSEKAQRLMGDAGYVIPALNGAGAGYQAYWKKKDIDVQPFIDSAAGSTVNLPIAEGWTAKSPEINKTVNDLYLNKVGVADIAASMDKIGNEK, encoded by the coding sequence ATGTCTTTGTCCAGGAGGACTTTTCTGATCGGCGCGGGCAGTGTGCTCGCGCTGGCCGGCTGCGGCTCGTCGCAGGACAAGGCCGGCAGCGGCGGCAAGGTCGAGCTCGTGTACCGGCTCTGGGACGAGCAGCAGGAGGTCGGCTACAAGGCCGTGTTCGCGGAGTTCACCAAGGAGAACCCGAACATCACGGTCCGGATGGAGGTGCTGCCGTGGGACCAGTACTGGACCAAGCTCACCACCGAGCTGGCCAGCGGCAAGGCTCCGGACGTGTTCTGGCTGACCGTGGACTACTTCCCGGACTTCGCCGGCAAGGGCGTGCTCGCGCCGCTCGACGACCTGATCTCGAAGGCCGGGCTGAAGCTCGACGCGTACCACCCGAACGTCGTGCAGTCGTACAAGTTCGAGGGCAAGCAGCTCGGGATGCCGAAGGACATGGGCATCGTCGGGCTGCTCTACAACAAGACGCTGGTCGAGAAGGCCGGGATCACGATGCCTTCCGAGTTGACCTGGGCACCCGACGGATCCGGCAGCTTTCTGGAGGTCGCGCGGAAGCTGACGGTCGGCGACAAGCAGTGGGGTTTCTGCTCCTGGAACCACAGCCAGACCCAGTGGCTGAACTGGATCGCGTCGAACGGCGGCCACGCGATGGACAAGCCGTACGGCACCTTCGACTTCGCCGGTGACAAGTCCGTCGAGGCGCTGCAGTTCGCCCGGGACCTGGTGTTCAAGTGGAAGGTGTCGCCGGACGGTACCCGGACGAACCCGCCGACCGGGCAGGCGACCGAGATGTTCTACCGCGGCGAGGTCGCGATGTTCCCGGCGAACAACGCACTGCTGCCGTTCGCGCTGCCCGAGGTGAAGTTCCCGATCGGTGTCACGGCGATGCCGGCCGGACCCGCCGGGCGCACGGTCGTGATCAACGGGCTCGCCGAGACGATGTTCGCGAAGACCAAGCACCCCGACGAGGCCGGCAAGCTGGTCACCTTCCTCGGCTCCGAGAAGGCCCAGCGCCTGATGGGCGACGCCGGCTACGTCATCCCGGCCCTGAACGGCGCCGGCGCCGGCTACCAGGCGTACTGGAAGAAGAAGGACATCGACGTCCAGCCCTTCATCGACTCCGCCGCCGGGTCCACCGTCAACCTCCCGATCGCCGAAGGCTGGACCGCCAAGTCCCCCGAAATCAACAAAACCGTCAACGACCTCTACCTGAACAAGGTCGGCGTCGCGGACATCGCCGCTTCCATGGACAAGATCGGAAACGAGAAATGA
- a CDS encoding carbohydrate ABC transporter permease, whose translation MKLRIFVYAVLVAGCVLAIFPYFLTVLTAFKGPGQLSETMPWEPGLPPSTAAFHRLFASGFGGYLMNTAFVTAGITLGQVVFAVLAAYAFARLSFPGRDALFWVYLSTLMVPPVVTMIPLYLMMQKLGLVDTWAGLMLPTMLGTPYAIFLLRQFFRSIPADLEDAARIDGAGRVRTLVSIVLPLSKPILVTVTTLAVVANWNSFLWPLIITSSDDKRLLSVGIALFKGEIGVDYNAVMAGSLIALAPLLVLFVVFQRFIVRSVAVTGLK comes from the coding sequence ATGAAACTGCGCATCTTCGTGTACGCCGTCCTGGTGGCCGGCTGCGTGCTCGCGATCTTCCCGTACTTCCTGACCGTGCTCACCGCGTTCAAGGGCCCAGGGCAACTGTCCGAGACGATGCCGTGGGAGCCCGGGCTGCCGCCGAGTACGGCGGCGTTCCACCGGCTGTTCGCGTCCGGGTTCGGCGGGTACCTGATGAACACCGCGTTCGTCACCGCCGGGATCACGCTCGGGCAGGTGGTGTTCGCGGTGCTGGCGGCGTACGCGTTCGCGCGGCTGTCGTTCCCGGGCCGGGACGCCTTGTTCTGGGTGTATTTGTCGACATTGATGGTGCCGCCGGTGGTCACGATGATCCCGCTGTACCTGATGATGCAGAAACTCGGCCTGGTCGACACCTGGGCCGGGCTGATGCTGCCGACGATGCTCGGTACGCCGTACGCGATCTTCCTGCTCCGCCAGTTCTTCCGCAGCATCCCCGCGGATCTGGAGGACGCGGCGCGGATCGACGGCGCCGGCCGGGTCCGCACTCTCGTGTCGATCGTGCTGCCGCTGTCGAAACCGATCCTGGTCACCGTCACCACCCTCGCCGTGGTGGCGAACTGGAACAGCTTCCTGTGGCCGCTGATCATCACCAGCAGCGACGACAAGCGGCTGCTCTCGGTCGGGATCGCCTTGTTCAAGGGGGAGATCGGCGTCGACTACAACGCCGTGATGGCCGGCAGCCTGATCGCGCTGGCGCCGCTGCTCGTGCTGTTCGTCGTGTTCCAGCGCTTCATCGTCCGCTCGGTCGCGGTCACCGGGCTCAAGTAA
- a CDS encoding carbohydrate ABC transporter permease → MLRPAPRAKRRSRNAQTAAAYALLAPSLVGVIGFLLAPVVIVLVLSLFDWKLLSTPEFIGLANYRKLFADSDVWHSLLVTLYYVLICVPGTTILSLLLALLVDRKLRGMKYFRALLVIPWMATPVALGLVWSWIFDPGRGALNQFLGLFGIHGPAWLSSPVLAMPSVAAVHIWQFAGYNMLFFLAGLQNIPPSLREASSLDGASPVAHFFTITLPLLRPTMLFVLITNVIGSFQAFDTIFVMTEGGPGHSTEVTTYQIYDEAFHKFDFGYASTISVLLFAVVLVATISQFVYFERRTTYEVSG, encoded by the coding sequence ATGCTTAGGCCCGCGCCCCGCGCCAAGCGCCGGAGCAGGAACGCCCAGACGGCAGCGGCGTACGCGCTCCTGGCCCCGAGCCTGGTCGGCGTCATCGGCTTCCTGCTGGCGCCCGTCGTGATCGTGCTGGTGCTCAGCCTGTTCGACTGGAAGTTGCTCTCGACCCCGGAGTTCATTGGCCTCGCCAACTACCGCAAGCTGTTCGCGGACTCCGACGTCTGGCACTCGCTGCTGGTCACGCTGTACTACGTCCTGATCTGCGTCCCCGGTACGACGATCCTCTCGCTGCTGCTCGCGCTGCTGGTGGATCGCAAGCTGCGCGGGATGAAGTACTTCCGGGCCCTGCTGGTGATCCCGTGGATGGCGACGCCGGTCGCGCTCGGCCTGGTCTGGAGCTGGATCTTCGACCCGGGACGCGGCGCGCTGAACCAGTTCCTCGGGCTGTTCGGGATCCACGGCCCGGCGTGGCTGTCGTCGCCGGTGCTGGCGATGCCGAGCGTGGCGGCGGTGCACATCTGGCAGTTCGCCGGGTACAACATGCTGTTCTTCCTGGCCGGCCTGCAGAACATCCCGCCGTCCCTGCGCGAGGCCTCGTCGCTCGACGGCGCCTCCCCGGTCGCGCACTTCTTCACGATCACGCTGCCGCTGCTGCGGCCGACGATGCTGTTCGTGCTGATCACCAACGTGATCGGGTCGTTCCAGGCGTTCGACACGATCTTCGTGATGACCGAGGGCGGGCCGGGTCACAGCACCGAGGTCACGACGTACCAGATCTACGACGAGGCGTTCCACAAGTTCGACTTCGGCTACGCGTCGACGATCTCGGTGCTGCTGTTCGCGGTGGTGCTGGTCGCGACGATCTCCCAGTTCGTGTACTTCGAACGCCGTACGACCTACGAGGTGTCCGGATGA
- a CDS encoding glycoside hydrolase family 36 protein produces MPFRPVAELGHDANTLVFEHGWQSWSPSGWYRLDASPPRPTAPNHHVMAYRPGVEAVSGGSFQGEGLLAVANGSDVMVVAATTPDVVVPSIRAEVHGDKLVITADGDVEVKTSTQVNPNHALADWADSFGAGAPPVRVFGPSWCSWYAYWGKVTERDVMNDVRQFDQHELSVDLVLLDEGYQTAIGDWLTPRDDFGSTVRLAADIRSSGRRAGIWVAPFLVGAGSETARKHPDWLVPGINAGTNWGQEQLVLDVTHPGAARHIQDVFTELCRQGYDHFKLDFVYAGAIDGPRYEHVDGTAAYRHGMRLLREAVGPNRILHGCGAPILPSLGLVDCMRISPDTDPLVEPPSGDISQPGQHGARSTSVAREFLHGRWWANDSDCLIVRPDVQQREQWAQHIADGPGLRMSSDPIGALDRWALDRTRELLVPSSPRPHPLKDPDA; encoded by the coding sequence GGACGCGTCGCCACCACGACCGACCGCCCCGAACCATCACGTCATGGCCTACCGGCCAGGCGTCGAGGCGGTCAGCGGCGGCAGCTTCCAAGGAGAGGGGCTGCTTGCGGTCGCCAACGGCAGCGACGTCATGGTGGTCGCCGCGACCACGCCCGACGTCGTCGTCCCGTCGATCCGCGCCGAGGTCCACGGCGACAAGCTCGTGATCACCGCCGACGGCGACGTCGAGGTGAAGACCAGCACGCAGGTCAACCCGAACCACGCACTCGCCGACTGGGCCGACAGCTTCGGTGCCGGTGCGCCGCCGGTCCGCGTGTTCGGCCCGTCCTGGTGCAGCTGGTACGCGTACTGGGGCAAGGTCACCGAGCGCGACGTGATGAACGACGTACGGCAGTTCGACCAGCACGAGCTCAGCGTCGACCTGGTCCTGCTCGACGAGGGGTACCAGACGGCGATCGGCGACTGGCTGACCCCACGCGACGACTTCGGGTCGACCGTCCGGCTGGCCGCCGACATCCGCTCAAGCGGTCGCCGCGCCGGCATCTGGGTGGCGCCGTTCCTGGTCGGGGCCGGCAGCGAGACGGCCCGCAAGCACCCGGACTGGCTGGTCCCCGGGATCAACGCCGGGACGAACTGGGGCCAGGAGCAACTGGTCCTCGACGTCACCCACCCGGGCGCCGCACGGCACATCCAAGACGTCTTCACCGAGCTCTGCCGGCAGGGGTACGACCACTTCAAGCTCGACTTCGTGTACGCCGGCGCGATCGACGGGCCGCGGTACGAGCACGTCGACGGCACCGCGGCGTACCGGCATGGCATGCGCCTGCTCCGCGAAGCGGTCGGGCCGAACCGGATCCTGCACGGCTGCGGCGCCCCGATCCTGCCGAGCCTCGGGCTGGTCGACTGCATGCGCATCTCCCCCGACACGGATCCGTTGGTCGAACCACCGTCCGGTGACATCAGTCAGCCGGGTCAGCACGGCGCCCGGTCCACGTCGGTGGCCCGCGAGTTCCTGCACGGCCGCTGGTGGGCGAACGACTCGGACTGCCTGATCGTCCGGCCGGACGTCCAGCAGCGCGAGCAGTGGGCGCAGCACATCGCCGACGGTCCTGGGCTGCGGATGTCCAGCGACCCGATCGGCGCCCTCGACCGGTGGGCGCTCGACCGCACCCGCGAGCTGCTCGTCCCGAGCTCGCCGCGGCCGCATCCGCTGAAGGACCCCGATGCTTAG